DNA from Cydia pomonella isolate Wapato2018A chromosome 14, ilCydPomo1, whole genome shotgun sequence:
ATGTACAGTCGGCGGCAGAATTAGCAACGCGAAGTGAAAGTATGTCCAGTACAGTCACCCGCAATAATATATTGCGCAACGAAACACAAATATGACACGCTTTTATGattataaatagatagataaaatgtttattataaatagataGTGTCAAAAAAAACACGCTTTGCTGTGCCTGATATTATTGGCAGTACAAGCCCTTTTGACAAAGTAGTTATTTGTAAGTTGTTTTAAGTAAAGTTCGCGTAGCAATTTCTGCCGTTTTCTTATCCACACTCACATAATAGATTGTGCGTTTAACATCAAGGAATGCAACAAACAATGAAACAATAATGCCCGGCGGCGACCAGCTAACAACAAAGTTAACTGAATATACACCTTATGTCGTTGTGACAGGGCTTATGAAAGGTCGGCGAACAGCGTGGACTATGGTACAGTTATCACCACAGACTAAcacaaaatatttgatataaattacatCTGCAACATGAAGTAATATGTTTATCctttgttttaaatatgtttttcatcacacttgcgaggaaatgttatctttaacaaaataaaaatacaattgctTACAATAAAAATCATGTTGCCATTTTGGTCATTTCTGACAATGAAGGCAAAGGACATTCGGCATACAGCcacatttaaaaatagtgtcaaatatttttgaaagcTTAAATTACTTGAACTTTGATAATGTTaataggttatttatttattacattggtTAAATTAAATGCATGAGAATTTTAAAAGAACTTACAGcctcgatttaaaaaaatattactcccTCTATGTTTGTGTGGAGCAACACCCTTtacaagcaagtgtgatgaaaaatgcaAGCACCTTACGTGAACCACATGGAAGTCACCAACCAGAACTGGTATTTTGAGCACACTTAACAGTAAATAGGTCATACGtttgattgatattttttatacacaAGCTGTGTTCTCAAAAAAGTTGTCAATTTCACAATACAGGTTGCAGTTTACATTTGggatatatacatatttctacTCGACTGTGTCTCTGGTTAGAGTCGGACTGACACATATGATATACAAAACgttatattacaatatttacagaGCGATTCGTGATTTTTCGTTGGTAGCCGACGGATGATTAACGAGTTTTTTCATAATTTCCTAAGCGTGTATAGTGCaaataatatctgaacacgacTTCAAGGCCATGGCTTAAGGATGTTTATTCAGATATATTGGGTAGCCTAGCCTATAGAGTACCACCTACTTGGCAATAGTATAGTGTTGTGGAGCCAGAACGTTTAGCAAACGCTTCGATATCATCCGTCGAATACCACtgtatttaatatcataatattcaCATTTACAACAAtcatattattgtaatattcgGTTATATTGCCCCATCATACCATACACAAAATACTAACATGCGTAAAGTAGAGCAAAATACTGTAACAGACAACTGGAAGCAGATGGCGCTAGGTTGGCAAGCGTTAACGTGCGCTTGCCACAAAtcatatagggagcgtgcatgaactgtaggaggcaccacaggagccgtcagatttttggcgcgaggcgtaaatgtgatgtttattgttccgatgtagcccacgagatggcagaacctaccatgcacaacaaaacacgtgacgtgtaaattcacatgtttattgttccgattcaggccacaagatggcagaccctccaacgcgcacggtccctatggcgttctacagcgccatctagcccTTTAACGGGCAACATTGAAAACATCCTCAATTCAAGCCTTATCGTCAATCCTGAAAATTCagtacaagaaaaaaatacaaaaagatagCGTCATAGAGTGGTCGTTTTGAGACCGCGGCCCCATAAAGGCGTAGATTAGAGCTGTTAATTTTGCGATTACAATGTTTTGCACTTCCTTAGgagtttaagtatttttgtgctTGGCCAATATATGGCTCCTAATCTTCGTTATGTTAGACAAAACGTATAAAAACGGGTTTAAAGATTTGTTAGTAAAAATGACAGAACAATCTGCAACTTATACTATGATAGGTATAGTATATTGTAATGGTTCCCGGTCATTATAAACAAACTTACAGTCAATATTTACTAACTGGCATCGAATAAATCGATACGAACTCTCACTAAGAGCGTCTATACACTGCATTCGTTTCGAATCTGACAAGTTTCAGATTTATAACTGATTGCATGTGGAAACGCTCTAAATATCATTCAACAGACGAGGAATCTTTATCCTAAATATATGTATCACTTGCGTGGATACAAAATGTTAGAGGGTAACAAAGTAACGAGTGTTAATGTCAAAGACAAGAAATATATACCTCCATACCATGTAGTACAATTTTTCTTAGAATTGTGATTCATATCAACATTTTAGTACTCTATTATGTAATTGATCCACAATAACAACTGGCGGGGTCACACTTTGGTGTAGAGTTAGAGTAGAACCAACTTAACTCCGCATCTGCATTTACAATCACAAAGTGTGGCTGCTATCATTcatgttaaattaaaatgaagacgtttataatgacaccgCCTCACTTCGTTTGTTAAAATCGGTGCAAAGTTAAATTAGACGGActctatagttcgttttttagcatttcAAAGAAGGTAAACATTCTCGACGTGTACTTTAATTAAACACTTAATTAACACttgaaaaatagtaaatatgtaaaaattatagATCATAAACGATTATTTACACTTTTATGcattcataagtaatataaatacacctttaacaagcatttttcaataattttcaatacgtcaagattgtttaacTTTATTCtgatgctaaaaaacgaactacaGCTTAAACTCTCGCTACTCGCAGCATATGTTATGGAGTTTATTTACCGCACCCTTCGAAAGCGTATCTCGTCGGTAGAATATCAGTAAGCCAGCAACAGTAAGGTTACTCCGgcgggggagggggaggggggaggccGTATCAGTAGCCGTAGCGCTCCTGGATGGAGGACACGACGCCGTTGGCCAGCGACGACAGGCGCCCCGCCACGCGCGTCACGTATCAGTAGCCGTAGCGCTCCTGGATGGAGGACACGACGCCGTTGGCCAGCGACGACAGGCGCCCCGCCACGCGCGTCACGTATCAGTAGCCGTAGCGCTCCTGGATGGAGGACACGACGCCGTTGGCCAGCGACGACAGGCGCCCCGCCACGCGCGTCACGTATCAGTAGCCGTAGCGCTCCTGGATGGAGGACACGACGCCGTTGGCCAGCGACGACAGGCGCCCCGCCACGCGCGTCACGTATCAGTAGCCGTAGCGCTCCTGGATGGAGGACACGACGCCGTTGGCCAGCGACGACAGGCGCCCCGCCACGCGCGTCACGTATCAGTAGCCGTAGCGCTCCTGGATGGAGGACACGACGCCGTTGGCCAGCGACGACAGGCGCCCCGCCACGCGCGTCACGTATCAGTAGCCGTAGCGCTCCTGGATGGAGGACACGACGCCGTTGGCCAGCGACGACAGGCGCCCCGCCACGCGCGTCACGTATCAGTAGCCGTAGCGCTCCTGGATGGAGGACACGACGCCGTTGGCCAGCGACGACAGGCGCCCCGCCACGCGCGTCACGTATCAGTAGCCGTAGCGCTCCTGGATGGAGGACACGACGCCGTTGGCCAGCGACGACAGGCGCCCCGCCACGCGCGTCACGTATCAGTAGCCGTAGCGCTCCTGGATGGAGGACACGACGCCGTTGGCCAGCGACGACAGGCGCCCCGCCACGCGCGTCACGTATCAGTAGCCGTAGCGCTCCTGGATGGAGGACACGACGCCGTTGGCCAGCGACGACAGGCGCCCCGCCACGCGCGTCACGTATCAGTAGCCGTAGCGCTCCTGGATGGAGGACACGACGCCGTTGGCCAGCGACGACAGGCGCCCCGCCACGCGCGTCACGTATCAGTAGCCGTAGCGCTCCTGGATGGAGGACACGACGCCGTTGGCCAGCGACGACAGGCGCCCCGCCACGCGCGTCACGTATCAGTAGCCGTAGCGCTCCTGGATGGAGGACACGACGCCGTTGGCCAGCGACGACAGGCGCCCCGCCACGCGCGTCACGTATCAGTAGCCGTAGCGCTCCTGGATGGAGGACACGACGCCGTTGGCCAGCGACGACAGGCGCCCCGCCACGCGCGTCACGTATCAGTAGCCGTAGCGCTCCTGGATGGAGGACACGACGCCGTTGGCCAGCGACGACAGGCGCCCCGCCACGCGCGTCACGTATCAGTAGCCGTAGCGCTCCTGGATGGAGGACACGACGCCGTTGGCCAGCGACGACAGGCGCCCCGCCACGCGCGTCACGCCGGCGCGCACGGACTCGCGAACCTGCGTATAACACACATTTTGATCACTTATTCTCACCGCCGCGATATCGGCCCAACAAATAAAATTCCAGTCTTAACAATGGAAAACTGCAATATGGGACACAAAACTAAGAAAATGGAGGGAAACATCTACTTGACCAATCATTTCCACTTTTCCTTTTCTTAGAGGAATGAACCAAACTATGAAGTTCAATTCTAAATATAAAGATTGTTCTTACTGACAAATTTAAACACTTATAAGTAGAGAAGTAAAAGGAGCTCATAACTATAAATGTTGCAGCAATATGGAATGTTACGTCATCGAGCTGAGCAGCCGAGACGGCGAAGGAAGGCTGCGGCGCCCGCTTGGGCCGCCCGAAGAACTCGGCGGAGCTGATGCTGCAGCTGCCCTGGAAGTAAAGTTACCTCATCGAGCTGAGGGGCCGAGACGGCGAAGGAAGGCTGCGGCGCCCGCTCGGGCCGCCCGAAGTACTCGGCGGAGCTGATGCTGCAGCTGCCCTGGAAGTAAAGTTACCTCATCGAGCTGAGGGGCCGAGACGGCGAAGGAAGGCTGCGGCGCCCGCTCGGGCCGCCCGAAGTACTCGGCGGAGCTGATGCTGCAGCTGCCCTGGAAGTAAAGTTACCTCATCGAGCTGAGGGGCCGAGACGGCGAAGGAAGGCTGCGGCGCCCGCTCGGGCCGCCCGAAGAACTCGGCGGAGCTGATGCTGCAGCTGCCCTGGAAGTAAAGTTACCTCATCGAGCTGAGGGGCCGAGACGGCGAAGGAAGGCTGCGGCGCCCGCTCGGGCCGCCCGAAGTACTCGGCGGAGCTGATGCTGCAGCTGCCCTGGAAGTAAAGTTACCTCATCGAGCTGAGGGGCCGAGACGGCGAAGGAAGGCTGCGGCGCCCGCTCGGGCCGCCCGAAGTACTCGGCGGAGCTGATGCTGCAGCTGCCCTGGAAGTAAAGTTACCTCATCGAGCTGAGGGGCCGAGACGGCGAAGGAAGGCTGCGGCGCCCGCTCGGGCCGCCCGAAGTACTCGGCGGAGCTGATGCTGCTGCTGCCCTGGAAGTAAAGTTACCTCATCGAGCTGAGGGGCCGAGACGGCGAAGGAAGGCTGCGGCGCCCGCTCGGGCCGCCCGAAGTACTCGGCGGAGCTGATGCTGCTGCTGCCCTGGAAGTAAAGTTACCTCATCGAGCTGAGGGGCCGAGACGGCGAAGGAAGGCTGCGGCGCCCGCTCGGGCCGCCCGAAGTACTCGGCGGAGCTGATGCTGCAGCTGCCCTGGAAGTAAAGTTACCTCATCGAGCTGAGGGGCCGAGACGGCGAAGGAAGGCTGCGGCGCCCGCTCGGGCCGCCCGAAGTACTCGGCGGAGCTGATGCTGCAGCTGCCCTGGAAGTAAAGTTACCTCATCGAGCTGAGGGGCCGAGACGGCGAAGGAAGGCTGCGGCGCCCGCTCGGGCCGCCCGAAGTACTCGGCGGAGCTGATGCTGCAGCTGCCCTGGAAGTAAAGTTACCTCATCGAGCTGAGGGGCCGAGACGGCGAAGGAAGGCTGCGGCGCCCGCTCGGGCCGCCCGAAGTACTCGGCGGAGCTGATGCTGCAGCTGCCCTGGAAGTAAAGTTACCTCATCGAGCTGAGGGGCCGAGACGGCGAAGGAAGGCTGCGGCGCCCGCTCGGGCCGCCCGAAGTACTCGGCGGAGCTGATGCTGCAGCTGCCCTGGAAGTAAAGTTACCTCATCGAGCTGAGGGGCCGAGACGGCGAAGGAAGGCTGCGGCGCCCGCTCGGGCCGCCCGAAGTACTCGGCGGAGCTGATGCTGCAGCTGCCCTGGAAGTAAAGTTACCTCATCGAGCTGAGGGGCCGAGACGGCGAAGGAAGGCTGCGGCGCCCGCTCGGGCCGCCCGAAGTACTCCGCGGAGCTGATGCTGCTGCTGCCCTGAAAGCGGGACAAGTTCGCGTCGCGCTCGAATCGGTTGTCCTAGAAACACACAAGTATTAGGGAATGGGATACATGATTTAAaaattggccaagagcatgtcgggtcatTCTCAATCTATGGTACCGTACTTACCTTTCActttgtacatttattttaggttatacACTtcgaagggaaaactttttgcgataataattcaaaaacggcttaatcaatcatgttcgctatagtctTTTAAAGTGTTAAGGTTTTCTTTCAagatttgtttcatattttatggACCCACGATTTAGAAGTTAGAGGGGAGAAacgcatgtttttttattttcggagcTTTactttatttccgaaaatatttactttattaaaaaattgttgtTGAAGACCCCCATTCGTTTTAAAGAAGTGATTTAGCGATTACTCCACCGACAAAGCAAAGATATAATGATCAtaattcgttttgaaagatcAATTCAATGACACCCCACATTATAGGGCTACGTTATGTGTAGGGGAGGGGAGGGGAGGTTTCTGTTGGAGCAGTCTCCACGACAGCTTCATAGTGTAAGTACCTGTTCCCCAAAGAACTGCTGCGAGCTGATGGCCTTGGCGGCGCCGAACTTCTTGACGGCCGAGTCGTCCTCCGCCGTCTCGGGGCGCCGCGCtccccgcccgcgcccgcccccgccgccgcccccgcccgcCCGCCCTGCAGGCGCCGGGGCAGGCGCCGCCCCGCGCTCCTCCGCCGGGGAGAACATGCTGTGCACCTGGTATCGACATTATGTGGCCCATGTTACAGATGAACAACTCAGTGAAAACAATACCGGAAGCGATAACGAAAACAatctataaaaattaaatcactacaccttataaaacaaagtcccccgccacGTCTATCTAAACATATTTTCATGCCGTTTTcagctatcaatagagtgattcttgagggtttaggtgtataattgaTGAAAGTTTAGATATAAAACGAGCATAAAATAGAGCTGTCAGTATTTTTCCAGTGTATTTACCGTGCGCGCCGGCTCGGGCTCGACGTGCTCCcacgcgggcgcggcgggcggcgccctGCACAGCGCGTCGTccagcccgcgcgccgcgctgtACGGCTCGCTCCTGCAATTGCCACACCCTTCAGCATTCCAACAGACAAATATCTTACTTTCGTAGATAAGAtacatagatagataatccgtttatttgtttgccacaatagacaccggaaatacaattaataagatgataaaaaaaacagataatacaaaatcaaacgagagacatacacatttatacaaaatagaaggagaaagaaaaaaaatacattgaaataatactattccatacatataggaaatgttgtgtgcgtcgcagcaaaacaaaagggttctggctcagtattacgcttcaccctatgggagaggcactgatattctgccaggaccagatcacgtcaaccgagatacagtgtaaaatatgcaatattcaaagttagtacttacctaaataccttgtttataaaactaatGACATAATTACCATTGAAAGTGTGTACTTGCATAGTTATGATATTGAAGTGTCAGTGTGATTATGATTAGCATGCTAAGTAATACGTAGTGTCAAATgtaattataagaaaaaaaacattatttatacattatgaattactaagaccaaataaaataatagtattagtgaAGATTAAATTCGGTAATCAGCAACCAGGTAACCGTGAGGGACTCCCAAACTTTGCTTCTCcataaggtattttttttaatttttaaatttgaaagaTAGCTTGATTTTCATATGACGAATAGGTGGAGGAATATTGTTCCAGCACCTTTTGAATTCAAATGTTAAAAATTACCACTATCTCGAAAAGACTTTAACATAATCCATATCGTGATCGTGGGACTCGATATCATAAAATTAGTTATTACGAGTTATTCACGTAATTTTAGTACAAATAATAGGCGTCAAATTCATTTTGTTAAATCCATGAAGACAAACAATGGCGCACTGTCAGAGCATGTGGTATCAAAGGATCCAAGTTATAGTGAGCTGGGAATAAATTATCAGGAAGTGAGTTCCACCCCTTAGCCATACGCACGACAAAGCTGGGTGCATAGCGtatagtgcgaatcagtggcaCAATAATGACGTAAAGGAGAAAcacaagtccgcgtctagtcccacgctAGCAGAACTATGCAAAGGCAAAGGCTGGCAAAGGGGGGATTGCATTGTTAGCTTCCTGATGAATAATTTCTTATGCTATAAAGTCACAGTCACATTCTACAAATTTATCAACCATCTAGACAAatcaaaattgaaaattttagtATATTTCGGTTTGTTTTTGGCCTGAGCCTACCAGAAGTTATGTAGATATATTTTCCTAGGACGTCACACAAGCGTTGCTGATGAAGTTTTCCAGATATTTACCTGATCATCGTGAAGACGGAGTTGAAGTCGTCAAGTTCATCCAGGGTAGACCGCGTGTTGTTAGCCGGCGCTCCTTCCTGTTCTATTACCGTCATGTCGGACGTGGCAGAATGTGATACACCGCTGcgaaataaatacacaaatgaGGTAAAATATCATGGAGACCAAACAAGGTTCGGACGGTCCAATGTCACCCTGACCTTTGGTTGTGACTCAATACAATTGAGCAGCAAACCAAGACGCAGATCGTAAGGCAAGGCGACATTGGTCGGAAAACCTTCTTTACCGCCCGTGTAGTACAGGGTTAAAGCACACTCAACTACTTACAATGTGATCAGTGCGTGTCAGTTCACGCACAATCAGGGATTccataaaaataagttacaaaaTTTTCGTAAAAGCAAAAGGCTCAAAATGGTCTTTCAGGCACTTTTGATAAAAAGAACCCATTATAGCTTAAGCTAGAGAATAAGGTTGGGACCTTAATCAGTTAAGAGTATTGCTGTTAGTACATACTGTGAGGTCCCCCTGTGCGCCGCAGCAATACCGAGCCGGTCGGCCTCCGCCTTGCCTCCAGCATTGTAAGCCAGCCCGCAGACTTGCCACTTCTTGCTCTACTTGCTCGATGCCGGCGGTGGACTGCGCTTGCGTTGCTTCGGCCTTCAGCTTCTCGGCCATCATGGCCTCGCGCTCCATGTCCTCGAAGTTGGCGGCGACCTTGGTGGCGCCTAGGCCGCCTTTGCGAGCTCCCAACTGTAAACCCACGAGATACGTTAGCTGACTCATCATTGCAATGACGTTCTTATTTCTCCAAACAGGAATAACAGGTTAAAgtttacatttatattatttgtgtaGACAAAGGTCGAAAATGACTTTTTCCAGTATAATGTGGACTTGTTGTGTAgtgtaatttcattaatttctaatatttatttatttatattcaggagaatcaacagctttaaacttacaataggacaataagattaatacagagagccaattacaggaactcacaagtaattacaaagtatataaaaaaaagtaatgctaacactgacgcacacacacatgcgtacaaagtgcgaaaaaaataaaaacacaaatgaaaatacatagaagccattaaaatagaccctaggttcggaaacacttagttcattagcacccagaataattgaggtctcgaagttcgaaagaaaaaaaggaCATAAAGTAAAGTATATCAGACGTTAATGCtgataaagcatattttaaagttcataTCAAGGCGCTAATGCACTAAGTTgatgaataaaatgcatttaatcgcctaatgaaaacataataaagaaacaaaagaaaaaacagaaaaaaacacaGTATACATGAAAGCTCACATAAAACACCGCTCAACCAGACTATGCCTCACATTAGGAACTTAACAATTGAATATGTCAATATCAAGTTCCCTCGACAACTCATTTAGCTAACGACTCGCGCGAACCAGGAAGCTATTCTGCCTATATTTGGAGGATGCAGTTTTTATAGATATTGGGGGATAGTACCTTTTAGAATGGTAGGGAGTATTGAAAGAAAGTTTGCTTAGTAGCTCGGGATATTTAATACTCAATTTCATAAAAGTGTAATCAATAATCATACAAGATTCTAACAAAACCTATGTTTGATAGTTGAAGATTATAAATCATGTTGTCCCTCCCTAACGCATGACACATTTTTCTTCTGCCTTTTTGTGTCTTAGTTATTGTTTGGAGCAGTCAGTAAGCCGAGCACTCAAAGAATTCAGGGATATGCGATTATTTAACATGAATATTTAAGATATGCTACATGAATATAGAATGGGAAACTGCTAAAAAAGTATTATCACtgttgaaaaatgtattcaactGATATAGataaagtattttatgcaataatcACATAACaatggtttttaaaataaataggaataCTGACCGTGGTCCGCTTGGGTTGAGGTTTGCGCGCGGTGGACTGCGCGGGCGACTCCCACAGCCTCTGTCCGGAGCTCAGCGCCTCTGGTTTGTTGTCCACCTGTCATGGCCGATACAAGATTTACCATGACAATTTGTTTAATAGAAGCGTTATGCGGTTATCATACTGATGCGAAATAGCGCCCTGCACCATGTGATTgagcaaatttttttaaatgttgcgATTTTGCACTGCCAGTTTTGTAGATCTTCTGGAGATGTCTTAGTAAGTCGCTTAGTAAGTAATTAAGTAGCTTTAGTAAGTAAGTGGATTTTCATGATCATATCTGAAAATCGGGGTTTTTCCAGTAAAgttacggtgaaggaaaatatcatGAGGAATCTGGACCTCTCGATGCCCATTTGGTTTTGGGTCAGCACAAAAAAACAGGCCAAGCGCCTAGgacaatattgacaaaaaaaccTAAGCTTGCTATTTAAAAGCCTTATCTAGTTTTGGACATGGAACAAcatatggaaaaataacattGTATTGCAAAACTTCAGTACGCTCTGCTATATACAGATAAGAAAATGCTAGTTAATTGATTGACAAGTGAAAAAACTGGTTACTAAATATGCTATAATTACATGTAAGTTATGCAAATGACTCACCAGCCTTGTCTATCGAGCTGGAGTTCAATGTAATTATAAGGGCATTAAGTTAACACCTTAGTAATGAGTGATAAGACCAGCACAGCACACTTTCTAAATTATTAAATGatcattaattattatatataaaatacttattatatataatacacatatttattatatataaaatctaTTAACTATCAAAGGTTTACATCATTaccatgtatatttatattactgtATGATAAGATTAAGACAACCAAAAAATCTATTACTTATAGTCAGCATAAATTGACTATAAATGATATCTATTGTAATAAAAATctcataaaaatataacaaacaaaGTTAGATAATTCCGAATACGAAATTCTAAAATTACAGAATTACAAAAATTCGCTTCTAAAATGATAGAATGGAATTAAATTATGAATGATTTTTGGAATTACCTGAAATTAGAAAGTATTCAGGATCACCtaaatttacacaaaaaatagcAAAGAGCAAACCAAAGAAACTTGGTTGAGCTGTAATTGCAATGAAAAGTAATAATGGACTGCCTAAAGTCAATGGGCAGAGGTGTTACCTGCGGTGCGGCATGCAGGTTAGAGTTAGTGCTGAGTGAGGTGGCGGTGGCCTCAGCAAACCAATCCGACTCTACCTCCTTGGTTTCCTTCACCTCTGTTGGCGCTGGGTCTATGTGAAGCTGGAAAATATATGAACAAAAGAATTATTCTCAACACTTTTGTGATTTTGTTTACCAAAACTTGTTTTAAACAAAGatataacatattttacagAATTCAAGGATGAGAAGTCAAAAAaaccattaaaattatttaagaaatcTTCTTGTTTAATAGTACTAACTTGAAGCACTCAGAACTAGAAGAGTTTTTATTATAAGCAGTCATTCTAGCCAGGGATCACCAATTCGTTTCTGTAGGGGTCcggttcttttttttaatactatctcggtggcaaacaagcatatagcccacctgatggtaagcagtctccgtagcctatggacacctgcaactccagaggagttacatgcacattgccgaccctaacactctgcaccctcattgagctctggcaaccttacttggCAACTTAcacggcaggaacataacaatatgtaaggtctagtgttatataAAACAGGTCAGCAGTCCAGATCCGGTCCATggtccgccatttggtgacccctgttctagatattattaaaattttaagctAGGTGGTTATTTTGTAGGAAAATTAGATAAAAGACAATATTCATTGAAGTAACTTACTCTTTAACTTACCCATCtctaaaatatcacaaaatatcaattacttatttattttagaagtagCACTATAGATTGGATATGTCTTgtctagatatatattatagagTTGAACCAATGCATCACGAAACTtagactaacagcaataataattataagtattaacaattataaaacaataatggcacattaacaaattaaattgggacagttgagcacctagcatccatcgcctcacagaatctcaagcattcactatacactgccgcccatcgccatAGTATAATTATTGTACCTTGGTCCCGTAGGTTTTCATAGCCTGCTCAGACATGGTGCTGAGCTTCTGGCGGTACATCTCGGCCACGCGCGAGCTGTACTTCTGCCGCGCGTCCTCCGTGTTCAGACTGTGTGTGCGGAAGTACTGAGTCTATGGAGAAAATTAATATTGTGTATAGTTCCACTTCTATAGTGAAGTGGATGAAGCACACATTTTTGATCATTTTAGACAGAGATACTTTAAAGAATTATTTTAGAACCAATTGGGCGAATGTTATGACCCAACtttaaacaaacataatattaaTGTGTATGTGTCATGACAGATGTAATTTGTTCCAATAACTAAAGTAATGAATCTTTCATGAATATCTCTTTTTTAGAGTTGTAATTGTGTGCCGAAATGTTATCACTCAGGTTTGGTTTCCTTGTAATATAGTAGCTAGTCATTATGAGTTAGAGACAAGTGAGATGATGACATACGGCGTTGGCATTCCCGCCCAGCTGCATGTTGCGCAGCTGCTTCCATGTCCAGTTGGTGTCGAGCTGCGTGGAGCGCACGAACGTGAGGTGCACGCCGAGGCTGCGGTGCACGGCGGAGCAGTCCAGGCAGATGAACACCCCGTACGTCACCGACGACCACGTAGGGTTCTTCGCGTTGCAGTCGAAACATACCTGCGCCAAGCAAACCACGTCAAAACAGTCACTAAAAACTCATGCCCACACTAGTTAGCTGTCGATTTATACGCACTTTATTAGCCTGTATAGCCCGTAATCTTTGAAAAACTGCTTCAATATCGCTTTTACTTGGCCCCGAGTCAGCCATTTTCGACGTGTTGTCACGTAAATGTCAGATGTCAAACTTGTCACCACGATGAACGATCGGCTCATCCCCCCCTCCATT
Protein-coding regions in this window:
- the LOC133525194 gene encoding LOW QUALITY PROTEIN: ADP-ribosylation factor GTPase-activating protein 3 (The sequence of the model RefSeq protein was modified relative to this genomic sequence to represent the inferred CDS: deleted 1 base in 1 codon), with protein sequence MADSGPSKSDIEAVFQRLRAIQANKVCFDCNAKNPTWSSVTYGVFICLDCSAVHRSLGVHLTFVRSTQLDTNWTWKQLRNMQLGGNANATQYFRTHSLNTEDARQKYSSRVAEMYRQKLSTMSEQAMKTYGTKLHIDPAPTEVKETKEVESDWFAEATATSLSTNSNLHAAPQVDNKPEALSSGQRLWESPAQSTARKPQPKRTTLGARKGGLGATKVAANFEDMEREAMMAEKLKAEATQAQSTAGIEQVEQEVASLRLAYNAGGKAEADRLGIAAAHRGTSHGVSHSATSDMTVIEQEGAPANNTRSTLDELDDFNSVFTMIRSEPYSAARGLDDALCRAPPAAPAWEHVEPEPARTVHSMFSPAEERGAAPAPAPAGRAGGGGGGGGRGRGARRPETAEDDSAVKKFGAAKAISSQQFFGEQDNRFERDANLSRFQGSSSISSAEYFGRPERAPQPSFAVSAPQLDEVRESVRAGVTRVAGRLSSLANGVVSSIQERYGY